A genome region from Deltaproteobacteria bacterium includes the following:
- a CDS encoding branched-chain amino acid ABC transporter permease, protein MTYVLQQFLNALQVGSIYALIALGYTMVYGILTMINFAHGDLFMVGAFFCFLAAIYLKLPFIPVLIISMIGVALLGVVIERFAYKPLRQAPRVSAIITALGVGLFLENFTLALSPYPQQVPQLLDNTNWTFFGVSISSLQIFVIILSLLLMWILDLIVRRTMVGMAMRAISWDKTVAPLLGVPVNLIISITFAIGTGLGGAAGVMYGLAYPVIDPYMGIMVGWKAFISAVVGGIGNIRGAMIGGYILGAVEIMVVAFLPSTYRDFIAFVLLLVLLIFRPYGILGKPHPQKV, encoded by the coding sequence ATGACATACGTCCTTCAGCAGTTCCTGAATGCTCTCCAGGTCGGCAGTATATACGCACTTATCGCCCTGGGCTACACCATGGTATACGGTATACTTACCATGATCAACTTTGCCCACGGCGATCTTTTTATGGTTGGTGCATTCTTCTGTTTTCTTGCAGCCATATATCTTAAACTCCCGTTTATTCCGGTACTTATAATTTCAATGATCGGTGTGGCACTGCTCGGTGTTGTTATTGAGCGGTTCGCATACAAGCCGCTGCGTCAAGCGCCGCGCGTTTCCGCTATTATTACCGCGCTTGGTGTAGGTTTGTTTCTGGAAAATTTCACATTGGCCCTAAGCCCCTATCCACAACAGGTGCCCCAGCTCCTGGACAACACAAACTGGACATTCTTCGGCGTATCCATCTCATCGCTGCAGATATTCGTTATCATTTTATCTCTGCTCCTCATGTGGATACTGGATTTGATTGTAAGGCGCACCATGGTGGGTATGGCAATGCGTGCCATATCGTGGGACAAGACCGTGGCGCCCCTTCTGGGTGTACCGGTGAACCTTATTATTTCAATTACCTTTGCCATTGGTACCGGTCTCGGGGGGGCTGCGGGAGTGATGTACGGTCTTGCATACCCGGTAATCGACCCGTATATGGGCATAATGGTGGGATGGAAGGCATTCATCTCTGCCGTAGTAGGCGGTATCGGCAATATTCGCGGCGCCATGATCGGCGGTTACATCCTCGGTGCAGTGGAAATCATGGTGGTTGCCTTTTTACCTTCCACATACCGGGATTTTATAGCTTTTGTCCTTTTATTGGTATTACTGATATTCCGGCCCTACGGGATACTCGGGAAACCGCACCCCCAAAAGGTGTAA
- a CDS encoding branched-chain amino acid ABC transporter permease has product MPALLISVFALSLVVHQFELLDPYVQLVIMYIGINIILTLSLNLVNGYMGEFSVGHAGFMAIGAYVASFLTVRVFPADMAAWLFPVAVFAGGLVAAVIGLVVAFPSFKTRGDYLAIVTLAFCMIVKSVIENIDALGGPRGFLGMEKLSTLPWVFFWVLISVWVIRNLIYSNFGRGVLSIREDEVASDLMSVNTNHVKVLAFTVSSFFAGIAGALFAHLLQFINPRAFDILKSTDILIMVYLGGIGSIAGSVIGATVYTVLLEVLRPMGIWRMVIMPLMLVILMIFRPRGIMGMREFRWFVPVRDMLASRLWREKRADT; this is encoded by the coding sequence ATGCCGGCCCTTTTGATTTCCGTTTTTGCGCTCTCCCTCGTCGTTCACCAGTTTGAGTTACTCGATCCTTACGTTCAGCTTGTAATCATGTACATAGGGATCAACATCATCCTGACACTGAGCCTCAACCTCGTAAACGGCTACATGGGGGAGTTTTCCGTAGGGCATGCAGGATTCATGGCCATCGGTGCATATGTTGCTTCATTTCTTACCGTAAGGGTATTTCCCGCAGACATGGCGGCATGGCTATTCCCGGTAGCTGTCTTTGCAGGCGGATTGGTTGCGGCAGTTATCGGTTTGGTGGTGGCTTTTCCCTCTTTCAAGACGAGGGGTGACTACCTTGCCATTGTGACGCTCGCCTTCTGCATGATTGTCAAGTCGGTCATTGAAAATATCGACGCCCTCGGCGGGCCGCGCGGTTTTCTGGGTATGGAGAAACTGTCCACACTTCCCTGGGTCTTCTTCTGGGTTCTTATTTCCGTGTGGGTCATACGCAACCTGATATATTCAAACTTCGGAAGGGGTGTGCTCTCAATCCGTGAGGATGAAGTCGCAAGCGACCTGATGAGCGTAAATACCAACCACGTGAAGGTGCTGGCCTTTACAGTATCTTCTTTTTTTGCCGGTATAGCGGGAGCTCTCTTTGCGCATCTCCTGCAGTTTATCAACCCCCGTGCCTTTGACATTCTCAAATCAACAGACATATTGATAATGGTATACCTTGGGGGAATAGGGTCCATTGCAGGTTCTGTAATTGGCGCCACGGTTTATACTGTATTGCTGGAAGTTTTGCGCCCCATGGGTATCTGGCGCATGGTGATCATGCCCCTTATGTTGGTAATACTGATGATTTTCCGTCCTCGCGGCATTATGGGTATGAGGGAATTTCGCTGGTTTGTGCCTGTTCGCGACATGCTTGCAAGCAGGCTCTGGCGTGAAAAGAGAGCGGATACCTGA
- a CDS encoding ABC transporter ATP-binding protein, whose amino-acid sequence MSVLKAHKVTHYFDGLAAVSEFNLNLEPYELVGIIGPNGAGKTTIFNLITGVYRATSGNISFEGTEIVGKSPSRITSLGIARTFQNIRLFKELTVLDNVRIAHYARVRYSPIEALLHVGRFAREEEEIIGHSMDLLAFLKLESYADELSKNLPYGLQRRLEIARALATRPKLLLLDEPAAGMNPNEVTQLMEFIQWIRKEFNLTILLIEHQMHLVMNICERLLVLDFGETIAEGLPREIQNNSRVLEVYLGEVQHS is encoded by the coding sequence ATGTCTGTTTTGAAAGCTCATAAAGTGACGCACTACTTTGATGGACTGGCTGCGGTTTCAGAATTTAATCTGAACCTTGAACCATACGAACTGGTGGGAATCATCGGCCCTAACGGTGCAGGCAAAACAACAATATTTAACCTGATTACGGGTGTCTACAGAGCAACCAGCGGAAACATATCATTTGAAGGTACGGAGATTGTCGGGAAATCTCCAAGCCGTATCACTTCCCTTGGTATTGCCCGCACATTTCAAAATATCCGCCTTTTCAAAGAGCTGACAGTGCTCGATAATGTCCGCATTGCCCACTATGCGAGGGTGAGGTACAGTCCCATCGAGGCGTTACTCCACGTGGGCCGCTTCGCGAGAGAAGAGGAAGAGATTATCGGGCATTCAATGGATTTGCTTGCCTTCTTGAAACTGGAGAGTTATGCCGATGAACTCTCGAAAAACCTCCCCTACGGTTTGCAGAGAAGACTCGAGATCGCGAGGGCCCTGGCAACAAGACCGAAGCTTCTTCTGCTGGATGAGCCTGCCGCCGGTATGAATCCCAATGAGGTTACCCAGCTTATGGAATTTATCCAATGGATCAGGAAAGAGTTCAACCTGACCATCCTCCTCATCGAGCACCAGATGCACCTGGTAATGAATATCTGCGAAAGGCTTCTTGTCCTCGATTTCGGTGAAACAATTGCCGAAGGGCTGCCGCGGGAGATACAGAACAACTCCCGTGTGCTGGAAGTATACCTTGGTGAGGTGCAGCATTCATGA
- a CDS encoding ABC transporter ATP-binding protein, producing MNSNGMILSVENLTIAYGNIKAVDDISFEVYEGEIVTLIGANGAGKSSTLRAISGIVPYSGRITYRQQDLRSVPAHQIVAMGMAQVPEGRGIFGNLTVMENLKLATWQRSDKGEISKDYERVFGLFPQLKNRTNQLGGTLSGGEQQMLAVARALMSRSRTMLLDEPSMGLSPVLVRDIFHIIVDINKAGTTVLLVEQNAYMALSVASRAYVLETGRIILSGSGKELLGDPRVRKAYLGC from the coding sequence ATGAACAGTAACGGAATGATCCTTTCAGTTGAAAATCTCACCATTGCATATGGAAACATAAAGGCGGTGGATGATATATCTTTCGAGGTGTATGAAGGCGAGATCGTCACTTTAATCGGTGCGAACGGCGCCGGCAAATCGTCCACACTCCGTGCCATATCCGGCATTGTTCCCTATAGTGGCCGGATAACCTACAGACAGCAGGACTTGCGCAGTGTACCAGCCCATCAGATCGTTGCCATGGGTATGGCCCAGGTGCCGGAAGGACGCGGTATATTCGGAAACCTCACGGTAATGGAAAACCTTAAACTCGCCACCTGGCAAAGAAGCGATAAGGGTGAGATTTCAAAGGATTATGAACGAGTATTTGGTCTCTTCCCACAGCTTAAAAATCGAACAAATCAGCTTGGCGGTACACTCTCAGGCGGCGAACAGCAAATGCTGGCAGTGGCCCGGGCGCTCATGAGCAGAAGCAGGACGATGCTCCTTGACGAACCTTCCATGGGACTTTCGCCTGTACTGGTACGCGACATCTTCCATATAATTGTCGACATCAATAAGGCGGGCACTACGGTCCTCCTTGTTGAGCAGAACGCCTATATGGCGTTATCCGTTGCGTCGCGCGCCTACGTGCTGGAAACAGGGAGAATCATCCTTTCCGGCTCAGGCAAAGAACTGCTCGGCGACCCACGCGTCAGGAAAGCCTACCTCGGCTGTTGA
- a CDS encoding YaiI/YqxD family protein has product MQIFVDADAFPNVIKDILIRAAVRLHVPLVFVANQPVRLERSVTISSIVVPSGPDLADDRIAELAQPGDLVITADIPLADRVVSKGAFAINPRGELYTEDNIKDRLATRDLMNELRDGGMITGGPSTFGRKDRQAFANQLNRFLNKHFKSENVKK; this is encoded by the coding sequence ATGCAGATATTTGTCGATGCGGATGCTTTTCCGAATGTGATCAAGGATATCTTGATCAGGGCGGCTGTGCGCTTGCATGTGCCCCTGGTCTTTGTTGCCAATCAGCCGGTGAGACTTGAGCGGTCAGTTACTATTTCGAGCATTGTGGTCCCGTCCGGCCCTGATCTGGCCGATGATCGCATTGCTGAACTCGCGCAGCCGGGCGACTTAGTGATTACTGCCGATATTCCGCTTGCAGACCGGGTTGTTTCCAAGGGCGCCTTTGCAATCAACCCCAGAGGCGAACTCTATACGGAGGATAACATCAAAGACCGGCTGGCCACGCGTGACCTTATGAATGAGCTGAGAGACGGCGGTATGATTACGGGCGGCCCTTCGACGTTCGGCAGGAAAGACCGTCAGGCGTTTGCCAACCAGCTGAACCGTTTTTTAAACAAACATTTCAAAAGCGAAAATGTCAAAAAATAG